The Artemia franciscana unplaced genomic scaffold, ASM3288406v1 PGA_scaffold_36, whole genome shotgun sequence genome contains the following window.
aagataattaagtggaaactatgctgcaaagtCACAAagtggaaactatgctgcaacaAAATTCACAAAGCAACACTATTCACAAagtggaaactatgctgcaaagcagGATAGTTTCCATACTATAGGACTttgaaatgctaattctagaagtgcatccatttctggttaaacccccctcctccatggggcaatctaaaaatgtgtaaagtgggcaAGGTTTTGAAGCTGAGGAAAAAGTTAGGGTTGTGCAATATGATtgagtttatattttaaatactaattccagtcatcactggtaatttctctatagtaggaagtcaaaagataattaaaaaactcacACATCCATTAATGTCCATATCCAAGATGGCTCACTTTCACTTTTGAGTTTAAACTAGCCAGCTGTTTGTGAACAAAACAAACGTCCAATTTTGCtaacaggtaacattacctatagagcaaagcatattagtccatgagccccatgggcagcagggcaaggtctgcATTCCAtatttatgaaataaatatagaatacagacctcacccCACTGCCCatggggctcatggactaatatgctttgctctataggtaatgttacctgtaagcaagacCACTTTGAACATTCTTagttttccccatgaaggaggagggtcaaccagaaatggatgtgcttcAAGAagtagcatttctaagtgctttAATatagaaactatgctgctttgcagcatagtttccagtttagacagcttgtgatgaaactaaacaattacctCATAAAGGGAtccaactaaaaaattaaatgctcCTAGGTAAATTTTATGTGCATACTAGTGTGCTGCCTGATGcctttaaaattgaaatctgAGTTTGGGTTTACTTTATCAACACCATAGATAATATGGTTATTATTAGACTGATAAGGTTAGATTGGTTCCATTCAAAGCTTTGCAATTCTGGTGCCTCCATCCACCTCTGGTCTAGTAAATAATTAAGGTACAAGTTAACTTAGTTGCATGTCTTTGGACCTTTTCAACCAGTTATCCATGGATTGATgtcaacttgttttttattcaaaagtcaATGGATagtaattgtttagtttcatcacaagcagtcaaaactggaaactatgttgcaaagcagcatagtttccatactatagtacttagaaatgctaattgtAGAAGCACATCCAtctctggttgaccctcctcctccatgaagcaaactaaaaatgtataaagtgcacagggttttgaagccaaggggAAAGTTagggttgtacaatatgaatgaaattatattttaaatactaattccagttgtcactggtaatttctgtatagtaggaagtcaaaagataattaaaaaaattattcatccATTAATGTGAATATCCAAAATTGTTCACTTTTGCTTTCAAGTTTAAACTAGTCAGCTGTTTGAACAAAACAAATGTCTGATTTTGCATATAGTAACATTGCATATAGAGCAAAGCAAATTAttccatgagccctgcaggcagtaGGGCAAGGTTTAtattctgattggttgaattgttaGTTGATGTTTATGACCTACGTTTTGCTGATTGGTTAagtcttgttttttatcttcatGATGTTTTATCACTGCAACCTTATTTTCACCTGAAATTGCAGGTAGTCAAGGGAAGAATATGTGGTGTTAAAAGTTTGAAGGCaggatattttagttttttggggatttttttttattactgcatatagctagattctgatgattgcatattgtttttatgtcatTACTCATTCATATTGTCCAATTCCAACATTTCCCctggcttcaaaaccctgcccactttatgcatttttagtcttgttggaggaggattttagaaagcaaaaaaatggacgtgcttctctaataatgacaaagaaacaatatgcaatcacTTTGACAGACTTGTGCAAAATAGTTGAGCTTTTTACATATAGAGCATAACTTGCCCTTTGTTGAGTGTTGCTGAATGTTTTATGCTGTGCCTGGGTCACTTTTTGGGCTCTGTGAATAATGATTGCTTTTTCAAACATAAGTTCATCACACTCAGCCAAGAGCTTCTTGCTTACGTTTTGGCTTGGTATTCTGCACACTATTCAATTTTGTACCATTTTGTTTGAGTCAAAGTAGAGACATGGTTTCATGGTGACAGTAGAGACATGTCTTGATGTCAGTAATATATTTCTCTATGCTCTCTCCTTGGGCCTGGTCTTGCTTTTGGAACAGGTATTGTGCAAAAACTGTTTTCTTCTGTGGTGAAGTGTATGCCTTAAATTTCTCAAGGTAccattcaattttgttttgttccttGTCTGCAATGGTGAAGGTGTTGAAAATTGTGCATCATTTTGCTCCAGCCCAGACAAGTTGGTGGACACAGAGATCTTTCTCTGTTTTGCCTGCAAACATGAGTTGGGCAGGCTCTTGGAAATGGTCCCATTCCTCTGCTAGGGAGCTTTGTTCCCAGTTGACTGATGGCTGTAGGACATCCATAAGatcccacttctgacaccatgtaatgTTTGTCTATTAGAATGGTTTATTGACCCAGGCTAcctacaaaataaatgaaataaatacatTACACACTACACAATAAGAATGCTGCACCAAACAAAGTGGATTTCTTGTTTTAccatttgatttatattttttgattatATTGCCTACTTTCCTTAGGTCTCATTTCTTTTGTTGATCTaagctgattaaaaaaaagtttcattttataaaacaaagtttttctgaggTCATCAAAGTTCAGTTGGTCTTGAAGAAGAAAGGGGTGGAGGTAGACACTTAAAAATATCTTCTAAGGATATAAATTGAGGACCTGGGTCTATTCCTGAAAGATTTCATTCCCCTAACTCTACTACTCTCCAAAATCATCTTCTAgaactccaccaaagaaagatgcaataaaaacagtaatttGTAATGATTTGGAATCCTTtgctttagtagtagtattagtagcaaaAATGATagtagttgcagcagtagcaAGCACATGCTGCCTTCTGGTTAGCTGATCATCTCCCTCAACATgccttttaaatttcaactttactTTAAGCCATTCTTAAGATATACCTGGTATGCCCTTTTGCCATCCTGCATGCACAAAGTATACTTTAGTTTAGTTCAAACTTATCCCTTAATATTCCCttaattttttgccttaatGTCTTTAGCCTTAgatttagtagtagtaatagtagcagcagtagtagtatgcacataatAACTTGATTAGTTCAAAATCACCCTAAAAAaaccctgtaagtttcaacttaatactctaagctgcTCCTAAGATATTGTTGATGCAccctttgacaacctgcatactcatagtgtgttttgattgagTTCAAAACTCCcttaaaaattttctgaatgtttAATCTCAATACCCTTTGTCTGTTTGAACACCAAGGATCGAACATGTTCCCTTTCTGAATAAGAAATATTATATGCAATCAACAGAgaaatacataacttacaaccctggcCACAAGGGCTGTGGGATTTTGTCATCCCTAGAGGCGCAGCTAtttgacttttcaactatgctgaataaaatggacattttataatttttatcagATTGATTTGGGACTAatgtgctgcctatgattaaaTCTAGTCCCAACTTTTCATGACAACACTGCTTTAAAAAAgacattcattttttgtttgtttagtttAACATTGCTTTTGTCAATGTTAACTGTAGCAAAGTTGAAGCTAATATCAAAAGATGGATAGGTTGCTGAAACAAAATTGGTCTCTATTTCTTTGTAAAAGTTCAGTTTAAACTTCTGAGATTCTTTACAATTGCATTCAATATTCAAATGATATCACTCCCTGTCTCAGTATTGTCTGCAATCATTCTTGcatttatttgtcaaaaattgaacAATTACTTCCCATCAAAAGCTgcaagcctgagaaagttttcttgatttttgaaaaaaggagggaacacccccaaaaagtctggtaatctcaacgaaaatcacactgtcatattcagaatatcagaaaaccccactGTTGAGGTCTCTAcctcctatatgcaaaaatgtggaattttgccttatttttgtcagaagaaagattgcagatgcatgtttgttttttcccaggggtaaccATGCCAAACCAGTGATCCTATAAGATTAGGATAGGGTTCATTTGGTTATAAACCAAAACTTCTAGTGCTGTTCTTAAATGACCAAGAagattcgagggcaactagctgCATTCCACACCTCCTTTTCCCCCCAAAAGAtatcccatcaaaattttgagatagccattggattcagcatagtttaaaagtccaataactatgcctttgggtatGATATGGACCCCATATTCCTGAGGGATAGGGCTGTAAGTTgagcaatttgcccattgttcacatatagtatttgttattgggaaattaATGGAATTTTTTGGGTAGGCAGGATTTTCCACtggtagattttttttgtggggaggaAAGTCTCTGAGGGTaatttttcagggaatattttGCACAGGGGAGGGAGAGGGAAGGGGATTTCCTAGCTAATTTGTAAGATGGTCAGAAATTCAACACAAAAAgaccagttttttcaactgaaagtaaggagcaacattaaaacttaaacgaatagAGTTTATTCTGTATAGGAAGGGGAGGGGgagctgttccttcctcaaccctcgctaTTTAACACTAGagcttgactttttgtcacaattatttaagaaagactgctcaaacacaaggccCATTGAATTCTGGGAAGGCTAAGGAAGGGACAGTCTCCtccaccctcatatacggaataatctgtggtcgttttaagttttaatgttgctttttactttcagttgaaaaaacttgtttttttattatattgtggTTGGAATTATCTGTACAGCCCCTAGAACTAGGTTTCTAGTTGTAGAACTAGTTCTAGAACTAGAGAACTAGGTTGTGGAACAGACATGACATGCTGGCAGTGGAAGAATATAATACATTTTGTTAGCCATATGGAATCAAGAGAACCACTAACCAAACACTTAATGAATATAAGCCCAtcttattctttaatttttttttttaacatatatatGTGGGATAGAGGGatattgtttgaattttattacCACAGATCTCTTTTCTTAGGGAATAATAAACGTTTTTCACTACAAAGTTGCTGTCTTAAAGGTTGTATGGCGTACTATAAGAAATGCTTTTCAAAGCTTAGAACTGGAAACTTTTGTGTCAAGGCAGCAACAATTATCTTATCTGATGTTTTTCCCAATTAGACGCTGATGGGGCAATGGGGGGACTGCTACTTCTTGGGATTTGTTCCCAATCTTGGGATTTCATTCCTTAGCGTGATATTTGAGGAAAATCAGCCCCTAGAACTAGGTTGTAGCAGTAGCTGTAATCTAGTAAAGGACAAACCTTGGTTGATAGTAgaccaaaaattaattattgtttttgcaAAAGTCGCTATGTCTTGGAACttgctttcaaatgagcctcaAAACATTTCTACATGATGTTTTGCGGCCCTGCTaatagtgaagaagaaaaaagacataTCTAATCAGTGCTAAAGTGATTTCCCTTCTTTTTAAGGGAGGAAGGGCTGTAAGCTTGCTATGTAGAGTTTTTGACAAAGTCAATTCCAATGGTGTGTTTTTCGTTTTGATCCGACAAAATTTCCAGAAgttaaggctctttttcaaaattatttaaatttattttcaaaacagcaCTTTACTATTAAGATCAATCAAAATAATGGGTACCATTCCCGTATTAGCTACAAATGAGGATTTTTTCATACTAGACAGTTTTTACAGAAACACATATTTAAGCTTTTGGTTACTGTGGGCtagagtttgttctttactagctTGCAGTTATCACTGATCATAAAAGTGAATGAAACTAGTATGCTATGAGGGCATCAAGCTTAGTATTTAAGATAAATGGGAATCAAATTACGTTCGATTTCTTAAATAtgctttttataagttttaatttaaagcttaaaaatgtCAATGCATGGTCAGAATTTTAGTGAGTGGATTTCGCcactattttttgatttttccaagGAAGGATTTCGGATGAGTCTAGGTCGCCCGTGTCCAGATTTGTCCATAAGTATAGGTGTATTCAGGTCTGAGTGGAGGAGATCAAGACTTCACCAGGATCATAAAAGCAAACAAATGCAGGTCAAAGATGACAGTTATTCTGCAGCATTTTCACATCCCCTCCTATGTACAGGTATGATCAGAAAGGCGAATATGtcgtttttaccaaaaaatcggTGTTAAGGCTGCCgtcttttatttaagaattaacgacgcttcttgactactatggtccctgcgtccgccctgcagcgtgattcgatctctgggtcccgtattaccaagctaaggtcaaatccactgtgCCACCAAAGGACAGCTGCTGTCTTTGGGAGTtaggtttttaaaatttgaaagttacaagagttttttttccaactccAACGCGAACCTTCATGCGAACTGTCAACTTACTCCATTGGCAGTAAATTAAtgtaaagtaagtaagtatgactGTGCTAGACCCTCAAGGCCCAAACTGGTGGTGCTGATCTTgtttcaaggcccttcagccaggaagtgcaatgggggtctGGGGGGCCAgctatcctgtgcttttgcgCACCCTTCTTGCTTACGTTCGCCAGATTTCTACAGGTTAGACCTTATAGAGGTTAAAGCTTTTTTAGAGCTTGGTCGATTGTGGCAGAGCTTCTAGAGTCACGTCACTGAcccctcccaaaccaaataaccgtCCATGCTGGAAATGAAACCCGTATCCCCCAGACAAAGGGTTCCTAGCCTAGCGTGCCAATCACTTTACAGTTCAGTACTGAATTAGCACTGAACTGACTCTAGCCCAGCACCTTGACCTAAGTGGTTCTAATAGtttgaattaattttggaaGTTGACCATTTTCTACAATGAACCAAATTTTAAATCATAGTATGATATTAATGGCTACAGGATAATTTGCATTCTTTGAAACTGTAGTGggtattttaagaattaaattggtacttttttgttgttgcaatTTCCATGGTTGTATGTGGTAAACAGTGTATAAAACCACtatctaaaaatataattttattgcaGTAAAATCCCATTTGCTTGTCAAGGACCCTCtcataatctacaaaaatggcgACTTCTGCTGAAATGAGAGCTGTGAAGAATCAGTTTTCATCATTTTTGCGTGGCTTTTATGAAGGAAAATTCATTTATAAATACAGGTATAAATCGTTTTATTTActaagtttttgaattattctATTTACTTAGACTTGTTTTCCCCATACCGGATGGCGCATAAGGTGACAACAGCATCTCAGTTCAATTTGCTTGGCTATTTGACGAAATTATCATTGTCATCCAATGAAAGTAGTAAAATCCTTTGTATGTAAATACTTTGTGTAGAAACTATTATGCAGATATTGCCTGGCATGTTGAGAGAGGGATTATATTTCAGTAACTgaactgttttaaaatcatGTTGGTTTGGccaataaaccaaaaattgaCTTGAATTAGGTCCCATCTATCTTTTGTGGCTGTATTAGCGAttcttcttttctaaaatttcgaTGAATCTAGTGACGATATTTTGCTTGGTCTGGTGCTAGTTGGAGTGGCTGGTGGGCGTTGTAGGTCTAAAAGCTATCAATACATTTCTTGTAAGACCAGCCTTGGGGTGCATGTGCTGTGTACTCGTCCTTTAAAGGTGATTTATCAGAAGTGGTTGGCTGACATTCGTTGAGTGTCACCAAGCCAACGGAACTGCTGACCTTGATCTTGTCCATGATGGTGCAACACTCGGTCTGCGAAGGTGATCCCCACTATATGGCAGAGGCCTTTTGTTTCAACTGTGGAGATTTTTTTGTTCGTCATCAGCTCTTATTGTCCAGCTTTCACTTGGCTATTAAGCAATGGGGATTGTTAGCCGGTTAAATAGTTGGACTTATAAAGATGTTAACAATGCCTTGCTTTTCAGATTGGTTATAGGCCCTTCAAGTGGCAACTGGCTGAGGCAAGTCTTCACCTGTTCAATTTTGGGTGATACTGTTCGATTTTGCGAGACTACCCGGGTAGACAAAGAGCTTGACGTTTAAACTGACTCTTCACTTACTGTTATCTGAGCAGGTTTTGATCAAGGAGCTCAAGATACTCGCGGGAtcttggttttaattatttttactatcACCCCAAAGGCTTTAGATGCTGACATTAGTTTTTGATTATGTCCTTGAAAAAGGCATTTTAGATCGCTAAGTTTTACAATAGTTTCGGCATATGccattttgtcaatttttttccgCTAATCACTAAGCTCGTCAACAATTCAATCACTACAATCACTGGGCTGGTAAAATTGTGCGAATCTTGCTATAGAGTAGTGAAATATGATTTTAACTATAGGATTAGTggtgtcaaatatttttttgcacCATTGGTGTAATCAAAGAGCTTCCCATATGGGAACGTTGGGCGTTAATGTTGTCCTTTGAACTGTTGGACATATGGATGTCCAGATGGAACAGACATGGATACATATCTTTTCTCACATCTAAGAAAAGCtggtataaaatataaattcaagCTATGTATGGAATTGCTCGTAATGCCGTTGCTGGGCTTAGCAGTCCTTCTGTGAAGAGGAGAGTGGTATAGACTGGGATGTAGTGCATAGTGGGTCAGCAAGTGAAGTTTAACACTGCACTTTAGtcgtgcattttttttttgtatacttgCCATCGATCCTACTTCACTACTGCCACTTCTACATAAATGGTTGATTTCTTAGGGTAGATCTGCGGAGATCCTAAGCTCTCGCCATGACCCTGGCTGTAGGTTTAGTCATGGGGAGCAAAACCGTTTTTGTTTTCCTGGTGAAGCGGTTCTAAGGAGCATAGTTTGTCAGACATAATAACCACGCCCCTTCTTTTCAAGAACTATGGTTTCTTGGAAGATCCCTCTAAGCGATTTTCACGTACAGTGACTGTGGTACAAAGTCCTTGCAATTGAAGCAGTGTGAGAATATTGATGCTTGTGAAGAAATTATCAAAGAAAACTTCGTGATGGGGTGGTTTTTTAACAACAGACGATGGGTTAGTGACCACCTGTGGACCTAGGGGTATTGCTCGCTGCTGCTGAATCTTCCCACTGTACAGGCTGATTTTGCAAGGACATCCATTGGAGAATAATAACACCTATGGTTTATATCCAAGTTAATTCGGATTTCCTTGGATAAACATTTTGCAGCTACGACGACCAAagaaatattccattttttcatGAAAGTTCTTTGACAGAACGTCCTCTATTGGTGAAGTTTAGTGTTCATGGAACAAACAAGAAGCCTCGTCTTATTCATTTTGTTGCTTTCCTCGAGCTCATTATTATCTGCAAAGTGTAGAATTTTCTTTATCTTCAGAAATCTGATGCAGCTCATGACTTGTCCAACTATAGTAACAATACAGTAACAATACATTCTTTCCCTGTGAAGGTAATGGTATCTTGATAATagcacaatttaaaaaaattggttgACTTCTTCAAAGCTGAATTTGAAGCTAATGTTACCATTCTGAGAAGCATATCGTGTTGTGCTTATAGCACGAAAAGTTTCTTGCTcgacctgataaaaaaaaaaccttgaatgTAGGCATGCTTTTTATTTAGCTGCCCTTGTCTCCTAGTCTATATAATGATTCTGATGGAAGATCTCTAGACTTAGCTTTATTTTCCCATTTTGGCATATCCCTCTGGGTTTTCTTGaaagttcatattttttaaatacgaGATTTTAAGACGGTCCTGGTGATACTGTTGGGCTGTTTTCCTGCGACCAGAATATGTGAAAAATCTTGCGGTGTTTAATTCTCGGAAAGGGATTCTTTCGAAGACGTgaagttttattactttttcattAGCCAAGAAATCTTCTGTTTTCAAGCTGCACTCAGTCTGTTACCACCTACTGCCTTGCAAGAAACGGTAGCTTTGCATTTACATGAAAGTCAAGAACTCGGtgaaaattttaacttcaaGACACAtgaaaaacaagtgaaaaaaacatcaatgtttaatattttgattGAACTTATTGATTGAGCTTGTTTTTAGTGATGGTTGCTGAGAACTGGAAATGAATTGAACAAAAACCAATTCAAGGGATATGtaagttaaattttgtattaaatatcCCGTATTTCAAGTTTTGTTGTCATATTGAACATTATATCCGGAAAAATGCATAGTGTCTTTCGTATCCTGGTCACTTGTAATTATTGCAGCTTTACTTATTATGAAGAGTCTCTAAAGATTTTGTATTGTTAGTGTAAAAAAGAACTAgttcttgtatttatttattttgctcttctTTTGTGAGGCAGTGCGTTTTGCTACAAATGACATATGGGACTCATTTTAACTTTTATAGCAGCATTAATACATATGTTACCTGACAAAAGTCCTCCATTTCAATAGACTCTCCTATAGTTTTTTATTCAGACGacgtttttcattttaatttatcaaGGATCTGatgttttgtattaaaaaaaaaaaaaataaataaataggaaCAACTTGCTTTTGCTTCGTCTTATTTTTGTCATTGTAAAGAAATTTACAATAGCAAATTGAAATTCggactgtttttaatttttttttgaaatttcggactttttattgaaattccATGTaaactgaactttttttttataagtgaaTTTATTTTGAGTAAGTGGCGCAAATAGTCTTTAACCGCATGAGGTTTTGGtactcaagcccccccccccctacattagcaaattttttacttttattgaagCGTTAATGCATGCGTTACATGACAAAAAGTCTTCCAATTCAACGTATTTTCTCGCCCTTTTTTGTTTAAactatgtttttaattttagtttattcaaGGATctgatattttatattaaaaacaaataatttgctTTTGTTCTGTTTCAACATATACTTCTATTTTGTTCAGGGACATGCTCAGACATCACTTCAAGCTAAGAAAACAATACTTCATAGAAGTTTCAATGGAAGATATTCAGAGTTTTGATGAAGATTTGGCAGACAAACTTCGTGGACGACCCACTGAGTATATTGCATTGGTAATGTATTTGGAGTTcattagtatttttttcagatatttgaaGAACAGAACAAGAAGCCAGAATGAAGTTTGTCATCACAttggccaaacgaaaagcaggttttCTCGGTTGGGGTGGTAGGATGTCGTAGTAACTATTTAAGGGAagtggaacttcctgggagagtcTATAAAGGGAGGCTTttaatagattggaatggagaaGGAGCATGCGTAGTTGTCTTGCCATCATGCGggttggtgctgcagtgatCGTAGTAGTGGAATCACACCATAGCTCTCAATCtatattattgaaatttgatgaccgattttctcttcttgaaaaaTTTAGAGGGTGAAAGGAGCTGATGTTGAAATCCCCCTAAAATTGGGACATGAAATCTACAGTATATGAAATCTATATATGAAAATGTTGAAATCTACtgtatatgaatgaatgaatgactgcatttaaagccatttttcaggccgtatacatacatatataacaacaaacaaactaaattatgtaacaatcgactttcgaataacaagacccttccggacaaaatttgccactgctactatatttattttcgacgtcgacttcaaagttccaagaaggggctcacgacTATCCACCCCAAGAAAGCTCCTTCTTAGCTCatttagcccctgacacctgaaaagaaaatggtctagcccatcaagatcaccgcaaattggacaagtataccgcatttccgggtgacacctatttttccaaatactgtGAAGAGGGAGACAGTTTGCTCGCACCTGCATCCAAGACTTCAGGGATTCCTTTGgaatccctaatttaaaatataactcttcaccataattttctttcaccttataGTAAGAACTTAAGCTTTCCGACTGGTTAAGGTCATTCcaccatttctgaatttcttggtcTTCCAGCCTTATTTGGGTCTCTGACAGAAAGGCTTTTTGATCTGAGATTGGGCCCTCTCCTCCATTCCATGCATACGATAGACCTGTGCTGTCCAGTAGTTTTTTGACATGGAAGGGCCATGACGATTTTTGTCCCTGGGTAAGTAATTCATCATACGCTGCTCTGATGAGTCTTGAGGAGGGACATTGCagtattttcagccaaaacttaattaattggaTCTGTCTATGTTTTCTCATTGAGAAAAGTCCCAAATCTCCCTTGATGAAAAGTGTGTGAGTTTTGGCGTGCAGACCTAGCATTCGTTTATAATATTGTAGCTGTAGATTTTCTAATGAATTGATTTCTAATGAACAAATGAATGTTGATTGAAATCTACAGTATATGAAATCTACATATGAATATGAAGAAATCTACAGTATATGAATGTTGATTGAAATCTACATATGACAATGTTGAAATCTACAGTATATGAATGTTGATTGAAATCTAGATATTAAAATGTTGAAATCTACAGTATATGAATGTTCATTGAAAttctgaattttgaaattctgtTTGGTAGTTAAATAAGTATTTAAAGgccaattttctaatttttgaaagtttcaactaaagaGCAGTTTcgtagaagaaaaaaacaggcTCTAAAAGCACCTCTATCTTCTCActcctccctccaaaaaatctCTGATTCGTCTTCTCCACCGGATTTGACTCTTGGGTATGCATAAGAAGGGCCCCGTGGGATTTCTCCTTGCCCTTTTTTGGTTTCTAACTAActtttcctttctttcattttcactgtctagagtaaagaattttgtttttaattctttgtgGATATAGTTTTTGTTGCTCTCACAAAACcatccttttcttttttctgaaaagaattttattcAAAGTTATTAGATTCCTATAGCCTTGAGAAGGTGAATCTTAGCTAATAAATGCATGAATCTGTATTGGTATAGTTTTTGCCAAATACATCATATTTGAATATTgccttttattaataaaattattttactaaatggaaaataattgtatatacgtgtatttatttatttatctgtaaattttctctaaaacaaagctataattttttttctgaaaattggtAAGTTACCTTTTTCTGGTgtgaaaaaacgatctagataggccAGACTTTGCGAAAATTCGTCCGTGGGCTTgattatggaaaaatatttttcataataaattcGTTTAGGGCCTTAATTTTGGGCGTTAtaattgattttgctcaagatGAGTATCTGtgccaaatattttaaa
Protein-coding sequences here:
- the LOC136041747 gene encoding DNA replication licensing factor mcm5-like, which encodes MATSAEMRAVKNQFSSFLRGFYEGKFIYKYRDMLRHHFKLRKQYFIEVSMEDIQSFDEDLADKLRGRPTEYIALLEEATKEVADDITRPLRIGEVNVDDVQVIIK